In the genome of Magnolia sinica isolate HGM2019 chromosome 2, MsV1, whole genome shotgun sequence, one region contains:
- the LOC131236688 gene encoding VQ motif-containing protein 31-like, protein MEKPESWAPQDSTSLTTFVQADTNTFRELVQRLTGAPDEDRQAPTVSPPTDTSKGTPQTTSAQKPICVKRPTFKLHERRQYSRPKLEIIKPGFHFKPGQPVHSPSKPGLQATEPGLSPSKLVGFPTTPANQSPSSTGYITSPSTDFSNLSILDRGKSDSSDLNSEEEERAIKERRFYLHPSPRSRLGNAEPELLPLFPLTSPRAHES, encoded by the coding sequence ATGGAAAAACCGGAAAGCTGGGCCCCTCAGGATTCGACGTCCCTAACGACATTCGTCCAGGCAGACACAAACACCTTCCGGGAGCTTGTCCAGCGCTTAACTGGTGCGCCTGACGAGGACCGCCAGGCCCCAACAGTGTCTCCTCCAACGGATACTTCCAAAGGGACCCCACAAACGACCTCGGCCCAAAAGCCCATATGTGTCAAAAGGCCCACCTTCAAACTCCACGAGAGAAGGCAGTACTCAAGGCCGAAGTTAGAGATAATAAAACCCGGTTTCCACTTCAAACCGGGCCAACCGGTTCACTCACCCTCCAAACCCGGTCTTCAAGCAACCGAACCAGGTCTATCCCCTTCCAAACTAGTCGGCTTTCCTACGACTCCAGCGAATCAATCCCCCTCGAGTACTGGCTATATCACAAGCCCTTCTACGGATTTCTCGAACCTATCGATCCTCGACCGTGGAAAATCGGATTCTTCGGATTTGAATAGCGAGGAAGAAGAGCGGGCGATCAAAGAGAGGCGGTTTTATCTGCATCCATCACCCCGGTCTAGATTGGGAAATGCTGAACCGGAGTTACTCCCATTGTTTCCACTCACTTCTCCAAGAGCCCATGAATCTTGA